In the SAR324 cluster bacterium genome, ACCCGCAAGTTTCAGCCAGTTCAATTCATGATTGACCGATCGTGTTCTTCGTCCCATGCCCTCATACAGAAATGGCCATAAGCCACGTAACAATGGGATCGACCACTCCTCACGGGGCATTTCCAGAGCTTGTTCCATTTGCCGGTAAATGCCGCCACTGACGGAGCCTTCAGCATTTCGTCCGAACCACTCCTGAAGGCAGGCTCTGGCAGGGAGCAAATCTTCTTCTGCTAATGTAATCAAGGATTCATCGTCCGTTTGTGCCGCAGTGTTTGCCGCACGCAGTTGAAACGCCAGTTTCCATTCCTGGTTCCGTTGCGCGTCTACACAAAACAAACTCAGGGTTCCGATTTCGTTCAATATGGCTTTGAGATGAATTTCCAGTTCCAGTGTCTTCTTTTTAACGAGTTGACGATCAGGAGTGATCAAGGTCTGCAAGGGCGGCAATTCAATAAATTCCCGCTCTTTTTCTTCCGCGTTCAGCAACAGGATAGCTCCCGCCTGATCCTGAGGACGATGAATGGAGGACATCAACTGAAATACCACAGGCTGATTCACTCTCAGCATGATGCCCGTTTGAAGAACAGTCACAGGTTGTTCGGGAACAATGTGCTGAGGCAAAATACAAAGCCACGCTTCTTTTTTGTCTGATTCTGATAATTCCAGATGGACATGGATATAATAAGACCGTGCGCTACCACCCTTGATCAGAATACCATGCCCCTGTTGCGCCATTTGATAATACGCGGCACCGCGAGCAACCGCCAAATGCAGATCGTGGTGTTCCAAAGGCTGAACAACCGCTGGTCTTCGTGATTCATGGCATTGTTCACGCCAGGTTTCCAACTGAGTCAATAAACGGGACCTTACCACAGCAGGTGACAAAGCCCCTCCATTGAACAAGACCTGATCGGGAAATTTCAGTTGTCCGTGATCTTCCAGTGAGCGCTTTAAAAACGCATGAAGATGTTTGGTGATCGCCGCATCCTGAGCATAGGGCAAGCCCATCTGTTTCAGACCGACATTACGATTTTTGATCAGGGCGGCATCCCATGAAATGACAGGAAAAAATCCCTCAAGAACGATTTGTTCCAGCAACCCCCTGTTTAAAGCAACGGTTCGAGTATTTCCCATCAATCGACTGCCTGAACCACTGATGGTGACAGGAATCTGTTCATGACTGCCTGAGAAAACAGTTTCCTTGGCGAGTCGACACTGCTGAACCAGTGAGTCCCATAACCGTGGTGCCAGTTTTTGACTGTTTCCTGCCAGTTCGGATTCAAAGTGATGCGCGAGGGCCAGATCCATGTTGTCGCCTCCCAACAGCAGATGATCACTGACTGCGATGCGTTCAAAATCCGGAATCTTTCCGGCCTCAGTTGCAGTGGTATGAATCAGACTGAAATCAGAGGTTCCGCCGCCAATATCAATCACTAAGGTTACATGCGATTCATGAGACAGGGTTGAGGCCTCCTGATCCGCAATCCAGGAATAAAACGCGGCCTGGGGTTCTTCCAGCAAAGAATAATTTTTGAGCCCGGATGATTCCACGGCACTGAGTGTGAGTTCACGGGCGATTTCATCAAATGAGGCAGGAATGGTGATGACAACCTGCTGAAGTTCCAATTTGAGAGCACTGTTTTGGGCCGCAAAATGATGGTCCCAGGCATTTCGGATGTGAGCCAGAATCATGGCGGTCGCCTCGACGGGAGACCAGAGATGGGATTCAGTATTACCTAAGGGCAGAAACGCAGAGAATGGATCAATTCCATGGTAACAAAGCCATGATTTTGCGGAACTGATGGTTAAATGCGGTGTACGGAATTGTTGTTGCCGGGCATAGTCCCCCACAATCAAGGGGGCCGAAGAGGACTCCCATGAGTGTTTGAAAATGCCGGAATTCAGTTCTTCAACGTTGGGAAGGTAAAGGCATGAGGGGAGCACCGGATTCTTATGAAGACGCCCCTTGTCCACCCATTGCGCAATATCAAACGGATGAATCGTGTGTGTCCAATCCTGCTGATCTACATAAAACACTGCGCAATTGCTGGTTCCAAGATCTATTCCAACCAGATATCGGGAATTATTTGCCATTCCTCACTTCTTCATATTCTTCGTCATCTTCATCTTCATCGTCATCGTCATACTCTTCATACTCTTCATATTCGTCTTCGTCTTCATAGTCATTCTCGTCGTCCTCATCAGGACCATTTGAGTTTGACTGATTTTCCAGCGTGAAGTGCAAAGCCATTTCAAAAGCCGCTCTTGTAAACTCAAGGACTTTGGCGAAGCCTTCATCCGACAGCTTTCGGGCCTCATCCCGACTGCGGAAAATATTAATAAATTCACGTTCGCGCTCAAAATGATGTGGAATACGCCCTACCCCCCAATCCTGCAAAATCCGCCAGGCTTCCGGATTGTAGGTGCGTACTGATCTCAGAATAAACGGGACCGGATCATGGCGTGCCAACAGTGCGGCCAGACGCAGGGTTAATTCAAACGAAAGCGTGGCTGTTCCATTTTCTACCGCATCCAGCAATGTCTGGTCAGAAAGATCAAGAGCATCATTCAGATCATTGATGGTCATTCCGGCCACCTGCCGCAAGTCACGCAACGAAGCGCCCATTTCCTGCAGGGCGAGAGATCTGTCAGCACCGGGGATCAATGCTTTACCGACTCTGATGGATTTTTCTCCTGTTTTTGCGACAGCCTTGAACGCCGCATTGGTCATTCCTGCCATCATTCGAATCAGCGAACGTTCCTCTTTAGGATACATTCGGATCACATCATCAGAAACTGCCTGAGGTAATTCAGCAGAAACGGGTTTATTTCTGGCCATAACATCCTGTCCGTTAAGGTTTTAAAGTTAGCCGCTACCGGCGATTCTATGCCTCATAGAAATTCAGATCATTTTCAACTTCATGTAAGAGGTCCTTCACCATTTTATCACCAAATTCCAGTTGAATTTGCAACAATTTCTGGACCCGTTTCAGATTTTCCAGAATCCATGGTCGAGGTAACTGAATATTCAGGAGATGAACAGAAGTTTGAATGAAATATCGCAGAACACTGGCATATTCGAGCAGAATAGTGAGTTCGTGCCCTTTCTTCTTCAGAGAGCGCTTGCTACTGCCGGTACGTCTCAGGGCAAGGCCATAAAAGTGATAGGTTTTTTTAAACAATTCCTGAATATCTTTTCTGATTTCCTTCCCGATTGCACCCGCACGAAAGCGATTGACCATGTAGGTCATCTCACTCATATAAACTCTGGCCTTCAAAAAATAGCCCAAAGAATTATCCTTGTCATGAAGCACAAATTTATCAGTGATGTCAACCGCATAAGTTTGTAGCAACAGATGAAATCTTAAAAAATGGATGATGGCATAGGCTTTGACATATAAATGTTGTTTGAGTTCAGGCTTTGACTGATCGCTGTTGAGTTGCCGTTCAATGTCATTGATATCAAACATTTCGGTGAACATATATTTGGAAAGCTCAGTCGCTTTAGCCGCATGGGTCATGTATTCCTGAATCACACGGATGTTTCTGTTGATCACGGCTTTCAACCGTTCCAGTGTTTTGATTTGCTCTTCTGTTCCTGTGGCTTTTTTTGCCAGAAGAATTTTGTTTTCTATTGTTCGGACATCATGCCTGCATTTAGCCTGAAGTTGGTTCAAATAGGTATTCTGTGCCCATAAAGCCACCTGAATTCCGGGAATACTGAACACACCAAAGGTATTTGCCACAGTCGATTGCAGTAACATGGTTCGATACACTTCCACAGGAAGTTCACGCCCTGTCTGGCCCAATAACGTGACAAGAGCAATACGCGCCTGATAATCCATAGGATCCGTTTTCAAACGTTCCACCAGGTCTGTGGCAGTTTTGGTTGGATGATGCTGTGCCAGATCTTCTCCAGTAACCCCTTCCCAGTATAGTTTGCCGAACTTGCCACCGAGCATGGCTTTTGCCCTCATGATGAAGGTTGCGTTTTTTGCTTTCAATATTTCATCATGCCTTTTTTTAATATCCCCTTCCCAGTGAGTCACCAGTCCCGGAATGTTACCAATATTCTTGGCAATAATCTTGAGATGCGTCAGTCCCTCTTTAGGGTCTGAGCTTTCCCAATCCTTGCCGAAAATATCTTCATTGATAATTTGTCCTTCTTCCTTTTTCTTCTCAGCCATTCATCCATTATGGAAATTAGGGACAATTAAAGGGTTCCAGCCCCCCAATAAATTTTAGGCACACTAAAATAAATCAATAAAAACTTCAAACATTACTATACATGCCACGGTTTTATCAAAAAAATCGAGTGCAACTCCACGGCACAGACAAAAAAAATAAATAAACCATTTGACCTCTTTGAAATGAAATTGCTATGAAGAATTGAACCAATTATTCCATAATCATTCATTACAAGGAGCAATATGACACAAAAAATAAAAAAAATAATGACCGTCACCCTGATGTTTTTATTCATGGCTCAGACCGGAGCCTCCTTATATGCTCAAGAAACGCCCCCCGCACAAAATGCGGAAACAGACGCCGCGGCGGTAAAAAAAATCAATCGCGATGATCTGATCAAATACAGAAATTATGTCATGACCATCAAAGGCAATCACACCCAGGCCTTGAGGTTGCTTGTCGCTAAAAAAATCAATATGAGAAATCAGTTTATTGCCCATGCGGAAGCCTTGAGTGCCTTGTCCTTTGAAATGTTGCGACTGTTTCTTCCGGGAAGCATGGGACCAAAATCACGAGCCAAAGCGGAAATCTGGGACAAAGATGGACGGTTGAGCAAAAAATTCGTGGAACAAACTCAAATCATGGAAAAAGAAGCACGCCAATTGGTGGATGTCTCACGCTATGGCGATCTGGATGCTATCAAAAAACAACTTCGTTCCTTTGAAAAAAATGGTTGCAAAGGCTGTCACTCTGAATTCCGTGGTGAAGGAACACCGGATCCGATCGCGTCGTATGAAGATGAGGAATAATCCTTAAACCATTTAAAAATTTTTGAGGAGTAGGAATATGAATAAAGTATTAACCGGAGCAGGGATATTATTACTGCTTGTGCTGGGCTTTTATTTGATAAGTGGACTGTTTGAAAAACCAGATGAAGTGGTAACTCCAGTCACACAGACAGAACCGGAACAAGAGGAATTGACTCTTGAAGAGCCGACCATCACACCAGTCACTGTGGCGCCAAAAACAGAAACGCAACCCCAGGTTGTTGAGAAAACAGAAGAAGCTCAGGACAATCAGCAAATCCTAAAACAAGGTGATCAATTGATTCAGGCCAAACTTCAGGAGATTGCCACAGATTATGCGCATAACCTGAAATTTCCGCCATATGCCACACCTTTGAATGAAAATAGTTATGAGTATTTGAATCCAAACGCGTTTATTCCTTTCAGACTTAAGATGCCAACCGGTGAGCCATTCTCATACGAGATCATATTGCCATCATCTGTATTATTTAAAGGCATTCCTATTGAAGGGACTTTCCGCATCTATGGAGATCAATCTGAACCGCTTCCCCAGGTTCTGGATGTCAAGGCTGAAATTCTCAACAGACAAAAGGTTTTGGCTTCAACACAAATGACGATGACTCAAAATGATGAGATGGAAAAACACTTCAGCTTTACGATTGAATCCCCAATCGAGGAAAGCAAAGATTGGCCTGCGGAACTTCAGATCAAA is a window encoding:
- a CDS encoding Hsp70 family protein; the encoded protein is MANNSRYLVGIDLGTSNCAVFYVDQQDWTHTIHPFDIAQWVDKGRLHKNPVLPSCLYLPNVEELNSGIFKHSWESSSAPLIVGDYARQQQFRTPHLTISSAKSWLCYHGIDPFSAFLPLGNTESHLWSPVEATAMILAHIRNAWDHHFAAQNSALKLELQQVVITIPASFDEIARELTLSAVESSGLKNYSLLEEPQAAFYSWIADQEASTLSHESHVTLVIDIGGGTSDFSLIHTTATEAGKIPDFERIAVSDHLLLGGDNMDLALAHHFESELAGNSQKLAPRLWDSLVQQCRLAKETVFSGSHEQIPVTISGSGSRLMGNTRTVALNRGLLEQIVLEGFFPVISWDAALIKNRNVGLKQMGLPYAQDAAITKHLHAFLKRSLEDHGQLKFPDQVLFNGGALSPAVVRSRLLTQLETWREQCHESRRPAVVQPLEHHDLHLAVARGAAYYQMAQQGHGILIKGGSARSYYIHVHLELSESDKKEAWLCILPQHIVPEQPVTVLQTGIMLRVNQPVVFQLMSSIHRPQDQAGAILLLNAEEKEREFIELPPLQTLITPDRQLVKKKTLELEIHLKAILNEIGTLSLFCVDAQRNQEWKLAFQLRAANTAAQTDDESLITLAEEDLLPARACLQEWFGRNAEGSVSGGIYRQMEQALEMPREEWSIPLLRGLWPFLYEGMGRRTRSVNHELNWLKLAGFCLRPGYGCRGDELKMRQVMELFPGGPHFRKERAIEIEWWVMCRRIAGGISTANQQLLLDMGWKKIRESAMKPRKGTIGKTGKKGGKTTAAASPTALNELWRLLASLEHLPPQEKLKLGHELISQVKLGQATGIEGWCLARIGGRVPVYGSPVNAVSVSTVESWIDWLLSLSPEITFYQDLPLILSKMGQLTEDRSRDISDRTRNKIIDFLKKKEGTEALQQILQVPTDENLSSATSNDWLFGDKLPSGLKLIKPLD
- a CDS encoding XRE family transcriptional regulator, whose product is MARNKPVSAELPQAVSDDVIRMYPKEERSLIRMMAGMTNAAFKAVAKTGEKSIRVGKALIPGADRSLALQEMGASLRDLRQVAGMTINDLNDALDLSDQTLLDAVENGTATLSFELTLRLAALLARHDPVPFILRSVRTYNPEAWRILQDWGVGRIPHHFEREREFINIFRSRDEARKLSDEGFAKVLEFTRAAFEMALHFTLENQSNSNGPDEDDENDYEDEDEYEEYEEYDDDDEDEDDEEYEEVRNGK
- a CDS encoding cytochrome c → MTQKIKKIMTVTLMFLFMAQTGASLYAQETPPAQNAETDAAAVKKINRDDLIKYRNYVMTIKGNHTQALRLLVAKKINMRNQFIAHAEALSALSFEMLRLFLPGSMGPKSRAKAEIWDKDGRLSKKFVEQTQIMEKEARQLVDVSRYGDLDAIKKQLRSFEKNGCKGCHSEFRGEGTPDPIASYEDEE